In one Achromobacter spanius genomic region, the following are encoded:
- a CDS encoding LegC family aminotransferase — MSEKHYSLEQQLLAGLHQVLGKPESLVALHEPEFRGNEWSYVKECIDTGWVSSVGKYVDEFERRLAEVTGAKHAVAIVNGTAALQIALNLAGVKPGDEVIIPALSFVGTANSVSHCQAIPHFVDSNMDSLGLDPELLEAHFERIGEHTPGGLLNRLTGRRIAAIVPMHAFGFAVDLDRLMAVARRFGVPIVEDAAESLGTTYKGRHTGTFGDLGILSFNGNKVITTGGGGAIITNDSELARRAKYLTTTAKRPHRWEFFHDEVAYNYRLPNLNAALGCAQLELLPEFLQRKRVLADNYRQSFEATPDIAFVSEQADCHSNYWLNVVRLRTPDIEARNRLLDVSNEAGFQCRPAWTLLHKLPMYTECPRAELPVALALEASLINIPSSPKLSGKRA, encoded by the coding sequence ATGTCCGAAAAACACTATTCGCTTGAACAGCAACTGCTTGCCGGCCTGCACCAGGTTCTCGGCAAGCCCGAATCGCTTGTTGCGTTGCACGAGCCCGAATTCCGCGGCAATGAGTGGTCGTACGTCAAAGAGTGCATCGATACCGGCTGGGTGTCTTCGGTCGGCAAATACGTTGATGAATTCGAACGCCGCTTGGCGGAGGTCACAGGCGCCAAGCACGCCGTAGCCATTGTCAACGGCACGGCCGCGCTGCAAATCGCCTTGAACCTGGCTGGCGTCAAACCAGGCGACGAAGTGATCATCCCGGCGCTGTCTTTCGTCGGCACCGCCAATTCGGTCTCGCACTGCCAGGCCATCCCGCATTTCGTCGACAGCAACATGGACAGTCTCGGGCTTGATCCCGAGCTACTGGAGGCGCATTTTGAACGCATCGGCGAACACACACCCGGCGGCCTGCTCAATCGGCTGACGGGCCGCCGCATCGCAGCGATTGTGCCGATGCACGCTTTCGGCTTCGCCGTCGATCTGGACCGGCTGATGGCCGTGGCACGCCGCTTCGGCGTGCCCATCGTGGAAGACGCGGCCGAATCGCTCGGGACGACCTACAAGGGCCGTCATACGGGCACCTTTGGCGACCTGGGCATCCTGAGCTTCAATGGCAACAAGGTGATCACCACGGGCGGCGGCGGCGCCATCATTACCAATGATTCCGAACTGGCACGGCGCGCCAAGTACCTGACCACGACCGCCAAACGTCCGCATCGCTGGGAATTCTTCCATGACGAGGTCGCCTACAACTACCGCCTCCCCAACTTGAACGCCGCGTTGGGCTGCGCCCAACTGGAATTGCTGCCCGAATTCTTGCAGCGCAAACGTGTCCTGGCAGACAACTATCGTCAAAGCTTCGAAGCCACACCTGACATCGCATTCGTCTCCGAGCAGGCGGATTGCCACAGTAACTACTGGCTGAACGTAGTGCGCTTGAGAACGCCGGATATCGAAGCCCGCAATCGCTTGCTGGACGTTTCGAATGAAGCCGGTTTCCAGTGCCGCCCCGCCTGGACGCTTCTGCACAAGCTGCCCATGTACACCGAATGCCCACGTGCCGAACTGCCGGTTGCGCTGGCGCTCGAAGCCAGCCTGATCAATATTCCCAGCAGCCCCAAGCTCTCCGGAAAGCGCGCATGA
- the neuC gene encoding UDP-N-acetylglucosamine 2-epimerase, translating to MTHARTVCVVTGSRAEYGLLSSTLRAIDADPALALQIIATGMHLSPEFGQTVRQIEADGFTVDARVDMLISADTEVAVTKSLGLGVIGFADAYERLAPDIVLVLGDRFEILAAAQAALLARIPLAHIHGGEISEGAFDEAIRHAITKMAQWHFVAAEPYRKRVVQLGEAPERVFNVGAPGLDYLSQQTWMSPPELAESLEFPLRSPLFLITYHPVTLSGKSPVGPMQELLGALEEFPQATLIFTYPNADTGGRALIQCIDDFVARHAERAKAFVSLGQKRYLNLMRLADLVLGNSSSGLTEAPALRRPTVNIGDRQNGRLKAASVIDVPESRGDIVAAIRQALSPVFQETLRTTESLYGSGNAAAAIVAQLKQSLPDIRKRFFDITHGN from the coding sequence ATGACGCACGCACGCACCGTCTGCGTTGTCACCGGCTCGCGGGCCGAGTACGGTCTGCTCAGCAGCACCCTGCGGGCGATTGACGCTGATCCCGCTCTGGCATTGCAGATCATCGCCACCGGCATGCACCTGTCGCCCGAATTCGGGCAAACCGTCCGGCAAATCGAAGCGGACGGTTTCACCGTGGATGCGAGAGTCGACATGCTGATCTCGGCCGATACGGAAGTCGCGGTCACGAAATCGCTCGGCCTTGGCGTGATTGGCTTTGCCGATGCGTACGAGCGGTTGGCGCCGGACATCGTGCTCGTACTTGGAGACCGTTTCGAGATCTTGGCCGCAGCGCAGGCCGCTCTGTTGGCTCGGATTCCGCTGGCCCATATACATGGCGGGGAAATCTCCGAAGGCGCCTTCGACGAGGCGATTCGGCATGCGATCACCAAAATGGCGCAATGGCATTTCGTGGCTGCCGAACCGTATCGCAAACGTGTGGTACAGCTCGGTGAAGCACCCGAACGCGTCTTCAATGTGGGGGCGCCTGGGCTGGACTATTTGTCGCAGCAGACGTGGATGTCGCCTCCAGAGCTGGCCGAATCGCTCGAGTTCCCCCTGAGGTCGCCGTTATTCCTCATTACCTACCATCCGGTGACGCTGTCCGGCAAATCCCCCGTGGGTCCCATGCAGGAACTGCTGGGGGCGCTGGAGGAATTTCCCCAGGCCACGCTGATCTTCACTTATCCGAATGCTGATACCGGTGGCCGCGCGTTGATCCAGTGCATCGACGACTTCGTTGCCAGGCACGCTGAACGCGCCAAGGCATTCGTGTCCCTGGGACAAAAACGCTACTTGAACCTGATGCGGCTGGCGGATCTTGTACTTGGCAATTCCTCAAGCGGATTGACCGAAGCCCCCGCCCTGCGCAGGCCGACGGTAAACATCGGTGATCGGCAAAATGGCCGCCTTAAGGCGGCCTCCGTGATTGACGTGCCCGAAAGCCGGGGCGATATCGTCGCCGCCATCCGACAAGCGTTATCACCAGTCTTCCAGGAAACCCTGCGCACCACCGAGTCGCTGTATGGCTCCGGCAATGCTGCGGCGGCGATTGTGGCTCAACTCAAACAGTCGCTGCCCGACATCCGGAAGCGTTTTTTCGATATAACGCACGGAAACTGA
- the neuB gene encoding N-acetylneuraminate synthase, protein MKTFIIAEAGVNHNGSLDMAIQLIDAAASAGADAVKFQTFRAAQLASKVAPKAHYQTRTTSSAESQFDMLKKLELDEAAHLKLIAHAKTRGIEFLSTPFDSTTLDLLTGRLGLTTIKVSSGDITNAPFLLEIARASQRVILSTGMCALSEVEAALGVLAFGFVAAVDAPPGPAAFDAAYASDAGQAALKARVAVLHCTTEYPAPIAEVNLRAVETLRAAFGLETGYSDHTVGIHIPIAAVARGSTIIEKHFTLNRELPGPDHKASLEPTELTAMVSAIRDIEVCLGDGIKRPTASESRNKIVARKSLVLARNVAAGEPLALACKRPGNGVSPYLYWQLSGTPANRQYAADEILDA, encoded by the coding sequence ATGAAGACATTTATCATTGCCGAAGCGGGAGTGAACCACAATGGTTCGCTCGATATGGCAATACAGCTAATCGACGCCGCCGCGTCGGCCGGCGCCGACGCAGTCAAGTTCCAAACCTTCCGCGCCGCGCAACTGGCCTCGAAGGTGGCTCCCAAGGCGCACTATCAGACACGCACCACATCCAGCGCGGAAAGCCAGTTCGACATGCTTAAGAAGCTCGAACTTGACGAAGCCGCACACCTGAAACTGATTGCCCACGCCAAAACCCGCGGCATCGAGTTCCTCTCGACGCCGTTCGACAGCACCACCCTTGATCTCCTGACCGGTCGCTTAGGCCTGACCACCATTAAGGTTTCGTCCGGCGATATCACCAACGCGCCCTTCCTTCTGGAAATCGCCCGCGCCTCGCAACGCGTCATCCTCTCGACGGGTATGTGCGCCTTGTCCGAGGTCGAAGCCGCGTTGGGCGTGCTGGCGTTCGGCTTCGTCGCAGCAGTCGATGCCCCGCCCGGACCGGCGGCTTTCGACGCGGCATACGCCTCCGACGCCGGCCAAGCCGCCCTAAAGGCACGCGTCGCGGTCCTGCATTGCACCACCGAATATCCCGCGCCCATTGCCGAAGTGAATCTGCGCGCCGTCGAAACACTCAGGGCTGCATTCGGCCTGGAAACCGGCTATTCCGACCACACCGTCGGCATCCACATCCCGATCGCCGCCGTGGCGCGTGGGTCGACCATCATAGAAAAACACTTCACACTCAATCGCGAGTTGCCGGGCCCCGACCACAAGGCGTCGCTAGAACCCACTGAGCTGACCGCGATGGTTTCGGCCATCCGGGATATCGAAGTCTGTCTGGGCGACGGCATCAAGCGCCCAACGGCTTCCGAATCCCGCAATAAGATCGTTGCACGCAAGAGCTTGGTGCTGGCCCGGAACGTGGCAGCTGGAGAACCGCTGGCGCTGGCCTGCAAGCGCCCCGGCAACGGAGTGTCGCCGTATCTCTACTGGCAGTTGTCCGGTACTCCTGCTAACCGCCAATATGCCGCGGACGAGATCCTGGATGCGTGA
- a CDS encoding acetyltransferase, which yields MRELPIIIVGAGGHGRVVADALQAAGRPVLGFTDNDPAAWGTTRCGAPVLGNDDVLKRHEPQSVLLANGLGTTRVSTLRRDVFLKFKAQGYRFATIVHPSATVSEHASIGEGCQVMARAVVQVGATVAANTIINTGTIVDHDCTIGVHSHLATGATLSGGVTVGENCHIGAGATIIQGVSLGDHCLVAAGAVVVRDAATRSRLAGVPARPMEKT from the coding sequence ATGCGTGAGTTGCCCATCATCATTGTTGGCGCAGGTGGACACGGACGCGTGGTCGCGGACGCGCTGCAGGCTGCGGGACGACCGGTGCTCGGCTTCACCGACAACGATCCTGCCGCCTGGGGCACGACGCGCTGCGGCGCTCCGGTTCTAGGCAATGATGACGTGCTGAAAAGGCATGAACCGCAATCCGTGCTGCTGGCAAACGGCCTGGGCACGACCCGCGTCTCGACGCTGCGGCGCGACGTATTCCTGAAATTCAAGGCGCAAGGCTATCGCTTCGCCACTATCGTGCACCCCAGCGCCACCGTCTCCGAACACGCCTCGATCGGTGAAGGCTGCCAGGTCATGGCACGCGCGGTGGTCCAGGTGGGCGCGACCGTCGCCGCCAATACGATTATCAATACGGGCACGATTGTCGACCATGACTGCACGATCGGCGTACATAGCCACCTGGCGACCGGCGCGACTCTCTCGGGCGGCGTTACAGTCGGCGAAAACTGCCATATCGGCGCTGGTGCCACCATCATTCAAGGTGTGTCCCTGGGCGATCATTGCCTGGTCGCCGCGGGCGCCGTGGTTGTGCGCGATGCCGCTACGCGGTCCCGGCTAGCTGGCGTGCCCGCAAGACCAATGGAAAAGACATGA
- a CDS encoding nucleotidyltransferase family protein has product MKNWKTLLVQPSTPIREAMLKIDAAGAQLAIVVDDDGKLLGTLSDGDIRRGFLKGLSLPDTVDKCMNRTPHAVSAADSRDVSVALMRRLKLHQMPIVDNAQRVVGLEVLDDYLLPACRENWVVLMAGGLGTRLGELTKSTPKPMLKVGDKPLLETIVRNFLDQGFKNFYFAVNYMAEVIEDHFGDGEKFGAQIRYLRENKRLGTAGALSLIPEMPTEPLIVANGDLLADIDYSHMLDMHVDTEAVATMGVSEYEFQIPYGVVHEQGGDISHIEEKPAHKSLISAGIYVLSPAALELVPKDQFFDMPTLFEQMIDHKMRSRVYQVHGYWLDIGRLPDYQKANSDISRVFQ; this is encoded by the coding sequence ATGAAAAACTGGAAGACCCTGCTGGTGCAACCCAGCACCCCGATCCGCGAAGCAATGTTAAAGATCGACGCGGCTGGCGCCCAACTTGCCATTGTCGTGGACGACGACGGCAAGTTGCTGGGCACCCTTTCGGACGGCGACATCCGCCGCGGTTTTCTCAAGGGTCTGTCCCTGCCCGACACGGTCGACAAGTGCATGAACCGCACCCCCCACGCTGTCAGCGCCGCTGACAGCCGGGACGTCAGCGTGGCGCTCATGCGCCGGCTGAAGCTGCACCAGATGCCCATCGTCGACAACGCCCAACGTGTTGTCGGCCTGGAGGTGCTGGACGACTATCTGCTGCCTGCCTGCCGCGAGAACTGGGTGGTATTGATGGCCGGCGGCCTGGGAACGCGATTGGGCGAACTGACCAAATCCACCCCCAAGCCGATGCTGAAGGTGGGCGATAAGCCGTTACTGGAAACCATCGTCCGCAACTTTCTGGACCAGGGCTTCAAGAACTTCTATTTCGCGGTAAATTACATGGCCGAAGTCATTGAAGACCACTTCGGCGATGGCGAGAAGTTCGGTGCGCAGATTCGCTACCTGCGCGAGAACAAGCGCCTGGGTACCGCCGGCGCGCTCAGCCTGATCCCCGAGATGCCCACCGAACCGCTGATCGTGGCCAACGGTGACCTGTTGGCCGATATCGATTATTCGCACATGCTCGATATGCATGTGGACACCGAAGCGGTAGCGACCATGGGCGTCAGCGAATATGAATTCCAGATTCCCTATGGCGTAGTGCACGAGCAGGGTGGTGATATTTCGCATATCGAGGAAAAGCCGGCCCACAAGTCGCTGATCAGCGCTGGCATCTACGTCCTGTCGCCGGCCGCACTCGAATTGGTGCCGAAAGACCAGTTCTTCGACATGCCCACGCTGTTCGAACAAATGATCGACCACAAGATGCGGTCGCGCGTATATCAAGTCCATGGTTATTGGCTTGATATCGGGCGGCTGCCTGACTACCAAAAGGCGAACTCGGATATCAGCCGGGTTTTTCAGTAA
- a CDS encoding N-acetylneuraminate synthase family protein, producing MANQHTLIVAEMAWAHDGSIDKAIGIMKAAKDAGADAIGIHITDLPTYMVPHYGSGEGRVSAGKEHMQVYKYLQDINPSNDDWVRFAKEARAAGIALCVMANDQASLAFCEAQLQPEYYVLTAAAFVEEEFIHALAKTGRPTLFRAGGATIGEVENALNIFKANGGGEVTVLHGFQNYPTKLEDTNVQQMQTMGKLFGVKVGLADHIDGADPIAKAIPMLALALGASCLEKHITWDRAEKGEDFEAALNPSDFKEFVAYVRAGEIALGQENWTALSPAAERYRSVSRKRMVAARPIASGTVLTRADITFKRGDVGMSPAQLNAVIGRTTKSSLVENDGIALEDLV from the coding sequence ATGGCAAACCAACACACTCTCATCGTTGCGGAAATGGCCTGGGCTCACGACGGCTCGATCGATAAGGCCATCGGCATCATGAAGGCCGCCAAGGACGCGGGCGCGGACGCTATCGGCATCCACATCACCGACCTGCCCACGTACATGGTTCCGCACTATGGCAGCGGCGAGGGCCGTGTGTCGGCTGGCAAGGAACACATGCAGGTCTACAAGTACCTGCAGGATATCAATCCGTCGAACGACGATTGGGTCCGCTTCGCCAAGGAAGCGCGCGCCGCGGGCATCGCGCTGTGCGTCATGGCGAATGACCAGGCCAGCCTGGCATTCTGTGAAGCTCAACTGCAGCCCGAGTATTACGTGCTGACGGCCGCCGCCTTTGTGGAAGAGGAGTTCATCCACGCGCTGGCCAAGACCGGTCGCCCTACGCTGTTCCGCGCCGGTGGTGCCACCATTGGCGAAGTCGAAAATGCGCTCAACATCTTCAAGGCCAATGGCGGCGGCGAAGTGACCGTGCTGCACGGCTTCCAGAACTATCCGACCAAGCTCGAAGACACCAACGTCCAGCAAATGCAGACGATGGGCAAGCTGTTCGGCGTGAAGGTCGGTCTGGCCGACCACATCGACGGCGCAGACCCCATCGCCAAGGCCATCCCCATGCTGGCGTTGGCGCTGGGCGCAAGCTGCCTGGAAAAGCACATCACCTGGGATCGTGCGGAAAAGGGCGAGGATTTCGAGGCTGCCCTGAACCCGAGCGATTTCAAGGAATTCGTCGCCTACGTGCGCGCCGGTGAAATCGCCCTGGGCCAGGAAAACTGGACGGCCCTGTCGCCTGCCGCCGAGCGCTACCGCTCGGTATCGCGCAAGCGCATGGTAGCGGCGCGTCCGATCGCCTCGGGCACGGTGCTGACCCGCGCCGACATCACCTTCAAGCGCGGCGACGTCGGCATGAGCCCGGCCCAATTAAATGCCGTCATCGGTCGCACTACCAAGTCTAGCCTGGTCGAGAATGACGGCATCGCGCTGGAGGATTTGGTGTGA
- a CDS encoding cytidylyltransferase domain-containing protein: MKIGCLLSVREKATRLPKKVLLDVAGKPLTARLLERLAMAKGIDAVILSTSTHKDDAVLADLAKKEGFAAFRGSEEDKLDRYYQTAKQYGLDAVVVVDGDDPFCFPEAITMVAEALRQGDADCVYLSGLPLGAASTGLTTTALARVLELKDELDTEVWGGYFIGSGKFRAKEIAVKDAALNHPGIRLTLDYEEDYALVCEVVKAFDNRTDFSSFELMDLLVNRRPDLATLNASAQVKYENHLQKAAPVKFK, translated from the coding sequence GTGAAGATCGGCTGCCTACTTTCCGTACGGGAAAAGGCTACCCGCCTGCCCAAGAAGGTCTTGCTGGACGTGGCTGGCAAGCCGCTGACGGCGCGCCTGCTGGAGCGGTTGGCGATGGCCAAGGGAATTGACGCCGTCATCCTGTCAACGTCGACACACAAAGACGATGCCGTGCTGGCGGACTTGGCCAAGAAGGAAGGCTTTGCGGCCTTCCGTGGCAGCGAAGAAGATAAGCTCGACCGCTACTACCAGACCGCCAAGCAATACGGTCTGGACGCGGTTGTGGTGGTGGATGGTGACGATCCTTTCTGCTTCCCCGAGGCCATCACAATGGTCGCCGAAGCGCTGCGTCAGGGCGACGCAGACTGCGTCTACCTGTCCGGCCTGCCGCTAGGCGCCGCTTCGACTGGCCTGACCACCACCGCGCTGGCACGCGTGCTGGAACTCAAAGATGAACTGGACACGGAAGTCTGGGGCGGCTATTTCATCGGCTCGGGCAAGTTCCGCGCCAAGGAAATAGCCGTCAAGGACGCCGCGCTGAATCATCCCGGCATCCGACTGACGCTCGACTACGAGGAAGACTATGCGCTGGTGTGCGAAGTCGTCAAAGCCTTCGACAACCGCACGGACTTCTCCAGCTTCGAGTTGATGGACCTACTGGTCAACCGCAGGCCCGACCTCGCCACTCTCAACGCCAGTGCCCAAGTGAAGTACGAGAACCACCTGCAAAAGGCAGCTCCCGTAAAGTTCAAGTAA
- a CDS encoding Gfo/Idh/MocA family protein: protein MKLLVVGLGSMGKRRVRNLLANGISPSDIIGVDKREDRAEEARTKYGITAHTTLRDEDVAATNAFVISTPPDHHLPYAQKAAAQGKHMFIEASVLAEGLEELAQEVDSKKLVAFPSCTMRFFAGPRRVRELVQSDAIGKVLAWQYQSGQYLPDWHPWEPITDFYVSNPETGGCREIVPFEMVWLEPLFGAVTDIDGRHAKRSDMPAAIDDIYMLQTRHESGALGQLIVDVLSRSAVRHLRITGSEGTLEWDDSAKRIRVYSAATGQWTEESVGLGTVESKYINPEEPYIEEIRTYLSCIQSKTAPTYTLRDDIKILDLLYRAEESAKTGRRVAA, encoded by the coding sequence ATGAAGCTTCTAGTTGTAGGTCTTGGATCCATGGGCAAGCGCCGGGTGCGCAACCTGCTCGCCAATGGCATTTCGCCCAGCGATATCATTGGCGTGGACAAGCGCGAGGATCGCGCGGAAGAGGCGCGCACCAAATACGGCATCACGGCCCACACGACGCTGCGGGATGAAGACGTCGCCGCCACCAATGCCTTCGTGATCTCGACGCCGCCTGACCACCATCTGCCCTATGCGCAGAAGGCTGCCGCGCAGGGCAAGCACATGTTCATCGAAGCCAGCGTGCTGGCCGAGGGCCTGGAAGAGCTGGCGCAGGAAGTCGACAGCAAGAAGCTGGTCGCATTTCCATCGTGCACCATGCGCTTTTTCGCCGGCCCGCGTCGCGTACGTGAGTTGGTCCAGTCCGACGCCATCGGCAAGGTGCTCGCCTGGCAGTACCAGAGCGGCCAGTATCTGCCTGATTGGCACCCTTGGGAGCCGATCACCGACTTCTACGTCTCGAACCCGGAAACTGGCGGTTGCCGCGAAATCGTCCCGTTCGAGATGGTCTGGCTGGAACCCCTATTCGGCGCCGTGACCGACATCGACGGGCGCCACGCCAAGCGTTCGGACATGCCGGCCGCCATCGATGACATCTACATGCTGCAAACCCGGCATGAGTCTGGCGCGCTGGGCCAGTTGATCGTCGATGTGCTCAGTCGCTCGGCGGTACGCCACCTGCGTATCACTGGCTCAGAAGGCACGCTGGAGTGGGACGACAGCGCTAAACGCATCCGCGTCTACAGCGCCGCCACTGGCCAATGGACGGAAGAATCGGTGGGCCTGGGCACCGTGGAATCAAAGTACATCAATCCCGAAGAACCGTACATTGAGGAAATCCGTACCTATCTGTCTTGTATCCAGTCCAAGACGGCACCGACGTACACCCTCCGGGACGACATCAAGATTCTGGATTTGCTGTATCGCGCCGAGGAATCGGCAAAGACAGGCCGGCGAGTCGCCGCCTAG
- a CDS encoding glutamate-1-semialdehyde 2,1-aminomutase yields the protein MQFEKSKAYGKIANQLIPGGGHTYSKGDDQFPELSPGFITRGKGSQAWDLDGNQFLDWGMGLRSVCLGHAYEPVLDSVRTQLENGVNFTRPAPLEAELAQLLVDLVPCAEMVKFAKNGSDVTTAAVRLARAFTGRDMIIRCLDHPFFSVDDWFIGDTAMDAGIPQSSKDLTRHFPFNDAKALERLLEENNGKVACIILEAAATSAPVPGFLERVRELATQHGAVLVFDEIISGFRWNVRGAQHFYGVTPDLATFGKAMANGFSLSALVGRRDIMERGGLDHPHPRVFLLSTTNGAETHSLAASLTTIKLLRDTSIIEENWNVGKQLTAGFNRSAQQYGIGERAKMAGVEISPWYAFYDASGKVDMALRTLFLQETIRQGVLIPYIAISASHRQAEVDRTLEAMDAALKVVANAIDKGSVEGLLTGPVVKPVFRKYN from the coding sequence ATGCAATTCGAAAAGAGCAAAGCTTATGGGAAGATCGCGAACCAGCTGATTCCCGGCGGCGGTCATACCTACAGCAAAGGCGACGACCAGTTCCCTGAACTGTCGCCCGGCTTCATCACGCGCGGCAAGGGATCCCAAGCATGGGACCTAGATGGCAACCAGTTCCTTGACTGGGGCATGGGCCTGCGCTCGGTCTGCCTGGGCCACGCCTACGAGCCGGTGCTCGACAGCGTGCGGACGCAGCTCGAGAACGGGGTCAATTTCACGCGGCCCGCGCCGCTGGAAGCCGAACTCGCCCAACTGCTGGTGGACTTGGTACCCTGCGCCGAGATGGTCAAGTTCGCCAAGAACGGCTCCGACGTCACCACCGCCGCAGTCCGCCTGGCGCGCGCCTTCACCGGCCGCGACATGATCATCCGCTGCCTCGACCACCCGTTCTTCAGCGTGGATGACTGGTTCATCGGCGATACCGCCATGGACGCCGGCATCCCCCAGAGTTCGAAGGACCTGACGCGCCATTTCCCGTTCAATGACGCCAAGGCTTTGGAGCGCCTGCTTGAAGAGAACAATGGCAAGGTCGCGTGCATCATCCTGGAGGCAGCAGCCACGTCCGCGCCGGTGCCGGGTTTCTTGGAGCGTGTGCGCGAGCTGGCTACCCAGCATGGCGCAGTGCTGGTGTTCGACGAAATCATCAGTGGCTTCCGCTGGAATGTGCGTGGCGCCCAGCATTTCTATGGCGTGACGCCCGACCTTGCCACGTTCGGCAAGGCCATGGCCAACGGCTTCTCGCTGTCGGCCTTGGTGGGACGGCGCGACATCATGGAACGCGGCGGCCTGGATCACCCACATCCCCGCGTATTCCTGTTGTCGACCACCAACGGTGCGGAAACGCATTCGCTGGCCGCATCATTGACCACCATCAAGCTGCTGCGTGACACGTCGATCATCGAAGAGAACTGGAATGTCGGCAAACAGCTGACTGCTGGCTTCAACCGTTCGGCCCAGCAATACGGCATTGGCGAACGCGCCAAGATGGCCGGAGTGGAAATCAGCCCCTGGTACGCGTTCTACGATGCGTCCGGTAAGGTGGACATGGCCCTGCGTACGCTGTTCCTGCAGGAGACCATCCGTCAGGGTGTGCTGATCCCTTACATCGCCATCTCGGCCTCGCATCGCCAGGCAGAAGTGGACCGCACGCTGGAAGCGATGGATGCAGCATTGAAGGTCGTCGCCAACGCCATCGACAAAGGCAGCGTCGAAGGCCTGCTGACCGGCCCCGTAGTCAAGCCAGTCTTCCGCAAGTACAACTAG
- a CDS encoding SDR family oxidoreductase, whose protein sequence is MTTATELFKLNDKIAVITGGVGILGRGYCRAMAELGATVIIADRSQEDCDKLATTLAAETGSRVVGMAVDLSSEASIKDWAKRILDTFGHVDVLMNNAAAKADGFFAPLESYSLETWNAVMAVNVNALFLTVRELGPSMAARGSGSIINVSSIYGLVGPDQRIYEGSWYADLGGAINTPMIYSTTKGAIVSMTKYLATYWGPKGVRVNCITPGGVSSGQNEEFDTRYSARVPMGRMAQANEMIGAVMYLAADASSYVNGQNLVVDGGWTAW, encoded by the coding sequence ATGACTACCGCCACTGAACTGTTCAAATTGAACGACAAGATCGCCGTGATTACCGGCGGCGTCGGCATTCTCGGCCGTGGCTATTGCCGCGCCATGGCCGAACTGGGTGCTACGGTCATCATCGCCGACCGCAGCCAGGAAGACTGCGACAAGCTGGCAACGACGCTTGCCGCCGAAACCGGCTCGCGGGTCGTCGGCATGGCCGTGGACCTGAGCTCAGAAGCCTCGATCAAGGATTGGGCCAAGCGTATCCTGGATACTTTTGGCCATGTCGACGTGCTGATGAATAATGCGGCGGCCAAGGCCGATGGCTTCTTCGCACCTCTAGAGTCCTATTCGCTGGAGACCTGGAACGCGGTAATGGCGGTGAACGTCAATGCACTGTTTCTGACAGTTCGCGAACTGGGACCGTCGATGGCCGCACGGGGTTCGGGCAGCATTATCAATGTCTCTTCCATCTATGGGCTCGTCGGCCCCGACCAGCGCATCTACGAAGGTTCTTGGTATGCCGACCTGGGCGGCGCCATCAATACCCCGATGATCTACTCGACCACCAAAGGCGCCATCGTCTCAATGACGAAATACCTGGCGACATACTGGGGCCCCAAGGGCGTGCGTGTGAACTGCATCACTCCTGGCGGCGTGTCGTCGGGCCAGAACGAGGAATTCGACACGCGCTACTCCGCCCGTGTCCCGATGGGCCGTATGGCACAGGCTAACGAAATGATCGGCGCCGTCATGTACCTGGCCGCCGACGCCTCCAGTTACGTCAACGGACAGAACCTAGTCGTCGACGGTGGCTGGACGGCCTGGTAG